Proteins co-encoded in one Pseudomonas fluorescens genomic window:
- a CDS encoding serine kinase/phosphatase, whose translation MTDTRRSFDAVQPEPIDDNEDRMGSVHELNFDDEHPGAKIGDELQDREREQRMPRERGREAGMTGASMPDHEPTDDDLSPETLIHEDGARDADELGSGKQADWDLSIVDEDDIGGGNGLDEAELARRDPMDGKR comes from the coding sequence ATGACTGATACACGACGCTCCTTCGACGCGGTGCAACCAGAGCCCATCGATGATAACGAAGACCGCATGGGATCGGTGCATGAGCTGAATTTTGACGACGAACACCCCGGCGCGAAGATCGGCGATGAACTGCAGGATCGTGAGCGCGAACAACGGATGCCCCGGGAACGGGGGCGTGAAGCCGGCATGACCGGTGCTTCAATGCCAGACCACGAGCCGACCGACGATGACCTGAGCCCGGAAACCCTGATCCATGAGGACGGCGCCCGTGATGCCGATGAACTGGGTTCAGGCAAACAGGCGGATTGGGACTTGAGCATTGTCGATGAGGACGACATTGGTGGTGGCAACGGTCTGGATGAAGCGGAATTGGCGCGACGCGATCCGATGGATGGCAAACGCTGA
- the rimI gene encoding ribosomal protein S18-alanine N-acetyltransferase, which yields MSDAVTFRPMVEADLDAVLKIEFAAYSHPWTRGIFLDGLGKYQIWLMFEGEQQVGHGVVQIILDEAHLLNITIKPENQGRGLGLTLLEYLMSRAYAADARECFLEVRDSNTAAFRLYERYGFNEIGRRRDYYPAVGGREDAVVMACTLVD from the coding sequence ATGAGTGATGCTGTAACTTTCCGTCCGATGGTCGAAGCCGATCTGGACGCTGTGCTGAAAATTGAATTCGCGGCTTACAGCCACCCCTGGACCCGCGGGATATTTCTCGACGGGCTGGGCAAATATCAGATCTGGCTGATGTTCGAAGGCGAGCAGCAGGTCGGTCACGGCGTGGTGCAGATCATTCTGGATGAAGCTCACCTGCTCAACATCACGATAAAACCGGAGAATCAGGGCCGCGGTCTGGGGCTGACACTGCTCGAATACCTGATGTCCCGTGCCTATGCGGCAGATGCCCGGGAATGTTTCCTGGAGGTGCGCGACAGCAACACCGCGGCTTTCCGCCTGTATGAGCGCTACGGTTTCAATGAAATCGGCCGTCGTCGCGATTACTACCCGGCGGTGGGTGGGCGTGAGGACGCCGTGGTCATGGCCTGTACTTTGGTTGACTGA
- a CDS encoding energy transducer TonB, whose product MQVVNWLPRTELPFAAPSRPKLLEPLAPEPEALLPVAPAPEAGAPAQPAARVVERPKIEVPRPTPASGRPAAKPVEEVEEAPVVARPAPVPPPRFALQLLRAGRCLLLVELPTGESFQSRDPAYLLLKDMLRAAGLPDAPQIVGDPVRWPLLVRGTMDQGPDAARDFVQGFLSVQMETSPCACLWLIGLPAVRFAGEKDAEAFNSELQIEGLGLAWAVPGLELLMEEPQRKAAVWQAMRRLMARWKESNE is encoded by the coding sequence ATGCAGGTGGTCAACTGGCTGCCGCGCACCGAATTGCCCTTCGCCGCACCGTCGCGGCCCAAGCTGCTTGAGCCTCTGGCGCCAGAGCCCGAGGCTCTGCTGCCCGTAGCGCCGGCCCCCGAGGCCGGCGCGCCTGCGCAGCCGGCCGCACGCGTGGTCGAACGGCCGAAGATCGAGGTCCCGCGACCGACGCCCGCCAGCGGCCGCCCTGCCGCCAAACCGGTGGAAGAAGTCGAAGAAGCGCCAGTGGTTGCGCGGCCCGCGCCGGTGCCGCCACCGCGTTTCGCCCTGCAATTGCTGCGCGCCGGTCGTTGCCTGTTGCTGGTGGAGTTACCCACAGGCGAATCGTTCCAGAGCCGGGATCCTGCCTATCTGCTGCTCAAGGACATGCTGCGTGCCGCCGGTTTGCCGGATGCGCCGCAGATCGTCGGCGATCCGGTGCGTTGGCCACTCCTGGTGCGCGGCACCATGGATCAGGGCCCGGATGCGGCCCGGGATTTCGTCCAGGGTTTCCTTTCGGTGCAAATGGAGACATCGCCGTGCGCCTGCCTGTGGCTGATCGGTCTGCCAGCGGTGCGCTTCGCCGGTGAGAAGGACGCCGAAGCGTTCAACAGTGAATTGCAGATCGAAGGTCTTGGCCTGGCCTGGGCCGTGCCGGGACTGGAATTGTTGATGGAAGAGCCACAGCGCAAAGCCGCCGTGTGGCAAGCCATGCGTCGGCTGATGGCGCGCTGGAAAGAATCGAATGAGTGA
- the mksB gene encoding Mks condensin complex protein MksB, which produces MIEPKRVLRALAEHWALLEPLCEHFDQGTLSLNELRTQLAAQQLESTPQDITSLLDVWIRLDILVPVAKSPNRFELNAQIHDFLAYLRREHRLGLCLEIEAYLRHLERLAGYIQDAFDIRDGNDLARQLRLLDMRVRDVLKKLDNDEQALVAVAERAKTSDRQIPLRQRYAEVLATWDEYVEPMIDLVNADGAFEQGVRKVETVLLKMLSEQQRLGHLVDDDMLLRTHARILEMQTSAQLTLRHARELLLPLREEARRHNAVTRGAALALAAIRRKGIDAVPQAAMPLFTRPQSTFLGSASQVEAYVYALARFEPKPARFPKAHKSQKTGDAPRAPRTVREMVDRCEESLPMPDLMTWLLEQEPDGATDELLYWFSRLSREKRFKRERLERREYHTHEHQVSLRSFALLSARDPAAEDSASTPHAS; this is translated from the coding sequence ATGATCGAACCCAAGCGCGTCTTGCGCGCCCTCGCTGAACACTGGGCACTTCTGGAGCCACTGTGCGAGCACTTCGACCAGGGCACCCTGAGCCTCAACGAACTGCGCACGCAACTGGCCGCCCAACAACTGGAAAGCACGCCGCAGGACATCACCAGCCTGCTCGATGTGTGGATTCGCCTCGACATTCTGGTGCCCGTGGCGAAAAGCCCGAACCGCTTCGAGCTCAACGCACAGATCCACGACTTCCTTGCCTACCTGCGCCGGGAGCACCGCCTGGGCCTGTGCCTGGAGATCGAAGCCTACCTGCGTCACCTCGAGCGTCTGGCCGGTTATATCCAGGATGCGTTCGACATCCGCGACGGCAATGACCTGGCCCGTCAGCTGCGCCTGCTCGACATGCGCGTGCGCGATGTTCTGAAGAAACTCGACAACGACGAACAGGCGCTGGTGGCCGTGGCTGAACGGGCCAAGACCAGCGACCGGCAGATCCCCCTGCGTCAGCGCTACGCCGAGGTGCTGGCGACCTGGGACGAATACGTCGAGCCGATGATCGATCTGGTGAACGCCGACGGCGCTTTCGAGCAAGGCGTGCGCAAGGTCGAAACCGTGCTGCTGAAGATGCTCAGCGAACAGCAGCGCCTCGGCCATCTGGTCGATGACGACATGTTGCTGCGCACCCACGCGCGCATCCTCGAAATGCAGACCAGCGCCCAGCTGACCCTGCGTCACGCCCGGGAATTGCTGCTGCCATTGCGTGAAGAAGCGCGTCGGCACAACGCCGTGACCCGGGGCGCCGCACTGGCGCTGGCCGCGATCCGCCGCAAAGGCATCGACGCCGTACCGCAAGCCGCGATGCCGCTGTTCACCCGACCGCAAAGCACCTTCCTCGGCAGTGCCAGTCAGGTTGAAGCCTACGTCTACGCCCTGGCCCGTTTCGAGCCGAAACCGGCGCGTTTTCCCAAGGCGCACAAATCGCAGAAGACCGGCGATGCCCCGCGCGCACCGCGCACCGTGCGCGAGATGGTCGACCGCTGCGAAGAGTCCCTGCCGATGCCGGATCTGATGACCTGGCTGCTGGAGCAGGAGCCGGACGGCGCGACCGACGAATTGCTTTACTGGTTCTCGCGTCTGTCGCGGGAAAAACGCTTCAAGCGCGAGCGTCTGGAACGCCGCGAATACCACACTCACGAGCACCAGGTCAGCCTGCGCTCCTTCGCCCTGCTCTCGGCCCGCGACCCCGCCGCCGAGGATTCTGCGAGCACCCCACATGCATCTTGA
- the mksE gene encoding Mks condensin complex protein MksE — protein MHLDLSELSQLAPIFRELFKGYHVSRRDPELYAQLSNFQDQYRTLFKALGFELVCDTRGFYYFVPDMAAAAVNKTAQRLALFTFILVEHLADQGRDPIAVLDGGSLGRDELPSLLEKYRDLFIQAEVQTVDELEEKIMRRMTQLGFAGEENGVYRFLPPMHRFLDVCLSVQQDRDLAASVHSVLPLPAPVLIDEEAEAKLLETDDPLDLSDFEEESEEDALARAIAEEQESDA, from the coding sequence ATGCATCTTGATCTCTCCGAACTGTCTCAACTGGCGCCGATCTTCCGCGAACTGTTCAAGGGCTACCACGTCAGCCGCCGCGATCCGGAGCTGTACGCGCAGCTGTCGAACTTCCAGGACCAGTACCGCACACTGTTCAAGGCACTGGGCTTCGAACTCGTCTGCGATACCCGTGGTTTTTACTACTTCGTGCCGGACATGGCCGCAGCGGCGGTGAACAAGACCGCTCAGCGCCTGGCGTTGTTCACCTTCATCCTCGTCGAGCATCTGGCCGATCAGGGTCGCGACCCGATCGCCGTGCTCGATGGCGGCAGCCTCGGCCGCGACGAGCTGCCTTCGCTGCTGGAGAAATACCGCGACCTGTTCATCCAGGCCGAAGTGCAGACCGTTGATGAGCTGGAAGAGAAAATCATGCGCCGCATGACCCAGCTCGGTTTCGCCGGGGAAGAAAACGGCGTGTACCGCTTCCTGCCGCCGATGCACCGTTTCCTCGACGTCTGCCTGTCGGTTCAGCAGGACCGCGATCTGGCGGCCAGCGTGCACAGCGTTCTGCCACTGCCGGCACCGGTGCTGATCGACGAAGAGGCCGAGGCCAAACTCCTCGAGACCGACGATCCACTCGATCTTTCCGACTTTGAAGAAGAGAGCGAAGAAGACGCACTGGCCCGAGCCATTGCCGAAGAACAGGAGTCCGACGCATGA
- the mksF gene encoding Mks condensin complex protein MksF — protein sequence MSQERYGIRRFALLNTAGYSLGLFPLEEPLSVYGANNLGKSASINALQFPILARMSDMSFGKYSLEQSRRFYFASDTSYILVEVNLPHGPHVIGVVGRGPGGGFGHQFFAYAGKLDLAHYQKNDTCLRQKELFSNLEKEGLKAYELKPDELRRLLVGGHTSIPLDLTLIPLRSTSEQSLKTFRALFINLLHMREITAAKLKQLFLDAFEHSLRSGSVDYIAACEEAFRDVRRMEQDYNSLVAAGPLVEALANGVKQRDVLRGKLHRLSPLLDSLLGTWSDYATARKEELTIQAEHYRREQDDLQNDQRGGTQELMRLEREISGIQRWLGELSVLKNRFALVDDVKVLEQQLLAAKDAHDELAGALAQSRQFSAEDLEERLRDLEKRLKSVKQQLDHADNNSYARLREEFSQQDVERLMRLFNSALFSLPLGEHGITLDENGEWVKSVELILDGFKGERFEVPGLSIDISHIEPPALQALADRAALRDQKERLEKELKQLKTQQAVAADRAASKTQTEALYQQVLDAQKALEDFRRTQTLSAEEGDKLEQLAQMEAAQDELKRSSDAFTERVQQLSAKLQLVGRQIADMEAKQRTLDDALRRRQLLPADLPFGTPFMDPVDDSMDNLLPLLNDYQDSWQGLLRADGQIEALYAQVRLKGVAKFDSEDDMERRLSLLINAYAHRTDEALTLGKARRAAVTDIARTLRNIRSDYDSLEHQLALFNREINKRQVSNLQSFRIVLAPNKEALKHIDQIIHSAGQYEEGETLSVFDLSQSAEQDNKNEEAKEYLARLVAANHNQLGLKDLFELAFEITKVNGQPVIHTDIDGAASNGTTMTIKALTNMYLLLHLMDRDLAGRVRLPYYLDEAADIDERNQAALLETSLQLGFVPILASVKPQVCASVAIDLEGGSGPAGIYIDEADWKYIRRHDVVKATVNVETDEPELDAV from the coding sequence ATGAGCCAGGAACGCTACGGCATCCGCCGCTTTGCCCTTTTGAACACCGCCGGTTACAGCCTCGGTCTGTTCCCGCTGGAAGAACCGTTGTCGGTCTACGGCGCGAACAACCTCGGTAAATCAGCCTCGATCAACGCCTTGCAGTTCCCGATTCTGGCGCGTATGTCGGACATGAGTTTCGGCAAGTACAGCCTGGAACAATCCCGGCGCTTCTACTTTGCTTCGGACACCAGCTACATCCTGGTCGAAGTGAACCTGCCCCACGGCCCGCACGTGATCGGCGTGGTCGGTCGCGGCCCGGGCGGCGGTTTCGGTCACCAGTTCTTTGCCTATGCCGGCAAGCTCGATCTGGCCCACTACCAGAAAAACGACACCTGCCTGCGTCAGAAAGAGCTGTTCAGCAACCTTGAGAAAGAAGGCCTGAAAGCCTACGAACTCAAGCCGGATGAGCTGCGCCGCTTGCTGGTTGGCGGTCACACGTCGATCCCGCTGGACCTGACGCTGATCCCGCTGCGCTCCACCAGCGAACAGAGCCTGAAGACCTTCCGTGCGCTGTTCATCAACCTGCTGCACATGCGCGAAATCACCGCAGCCAAGCTCAAGCAGCTGTTCCTCGATGCCTTCGAACACAGCCTGCGTTCCGGCAGCGTCGATTACATTGCGGCGTGCGAAGAAGCCTTCCGCGATGTACGTCGCATGGAACAGGACTACAACTCGCTGGTGGCTGCCGGCCCGTTGGTTGAAGCCTTGGCCAACGGCGTGAAACAACGCGATGTGCTGCGCGGCAAACTGCATCGCCTGTCGCCGCTGCTCGACTCGTTGCTCGGCACCTGGTCGGACTACGCCACGGCGCGCAAGGAAGAACTGACGATCCAGGCCGAACACTACCGTCGCGAGCAGGACGATCTGCAAAACGATCAGCGCGGTGGCACTCAGGAACTGATGCGTCTGGAGCGGGAAATCTCCGGCATCCAGCGCTGGCTCGGTGAGTTGTCGGTTCTGAAAAACCGCTTTGCACTGGTCGATGACGTCAAAGTGCTGGAGCAGCAACTGCTGGCGGCCAAGGACGCTCACGACGAATTGGCCGGTGCGCTGGCGCAGTCCCGTCAGTTCAGTGCCGAGGATCTCGAAGAACGTCTTCGCGATCTGGAAAAACGCCTGAAGTCGGTGAAGCAGCAACTCGATCACGCCGACAACAACAGCTACGCCCGCCTGCGCGAAGAGTTCTCGCAACAGGACGTCGAACGCCTGATGCGTCTGTTCAACAGCGCGTTGTTCAGCCTGCCGCTGGGCGAACATGGCATCACGCTCGACGAAAACGGCGAGTGGGTGAAGTCCGTGGAGCTGATTCTCGACGGCTTCAAGGGCGAGCGTTTCGAAGTGCCGGGCCTGTCGATCGACATCTCGCACATCGAGCCTCCGGCTCTGCAAGCGCTGGCCGACCGTGCCGCGCTGCGCGATCAGAAAGAGCGTCTGGAAAAAGAGCTCAAGCAACTCAAGACTCAACAAGCCGTGGCCGCCGACCGCGCCGCGAGCAAGACCCAGACCGAAGCGCTGTACCAGCAGGTACTGGATGCGCAGAAGGCTCTGGAAGACTTCCGCCGCACCCAGACCCTGAGCGCCGAAGAAGGCGACAAGCTGGAGCAACTGGCGCAGATGGAAGCCGCGCAGGACGAACTCAAGCGCTCCAGCGATGCGTTCACCGAGCGCGTCCAGCAACTGTCGGCCAAGCTGCAACTGGTCGGCCGGCAAATTGCTGACATGGAAGCCAAGCAACGCACTCTCGACGATGCCCTGCGTCGCCGCCAGTTGCTGCCGGCGGATTTGCCGTTCGGCACGCCGTTCATGGATCCGGTCGACGACTCGATGGACAACCTGCTGCCGCTGCTCAACGACTATCAGGACAGCTGGCAAGGCCTGTTGCGTGCCGATGGCCAGATCGAAGCGCTGTACGCGCAGGTACGCCTCAAGGGCGTGGCCAAGTTCGACAGCGAAGACGATATGGAGCGCCGTCTGTCGCTGTTGATCAACGCGTATGCACACCGTACCGACGAAGCCCTGACTCTGGGCAAGGCCCGTCGTGCAGCCGTGACCGATATCGCGCGGACCCTGCGCAACATCCGCAGCGACTACGACAGCCTCGAACACCAACTGGCGCTGTTCAACCGCGAGATCAACAAGCGTCAGGTGTCCAACCTGCAAAGCTTCCGTATCGTGCTCGCGCCGAACAAGGAAGCACTCAAGCACATTGACCAGATCATCCACAGCGCCGGTCAGTACGAAGAAGGCGAAACCCTGTCGGTGTTCGACCTGAGCCAGAGCGCCGAGCAGGACAACAAGAACGAAGAAGCCAAGGAATACCTGGCGCGGCTGGTGGCGGCGAACCACAACCAGCTCGGCCTCAAGGACTTGTTCGAACTGGCGTTCGAGATCACCAAGGTCAACGGTCAGCCGGTTATCCACACCGACATCGATGGCGCGGCGTCCAACGGCACCACCATGACCATCAAGGCGCTGACCAACATGTACTTGTTGCTGCACCTGATGGATCGCGATCTGGCCGGTCGCGTACGCCTGCCGTACTACCTCGACGAGGCGGCGGACATCGACGAAAGGAACCAGGCCGCACTGCTGGAAACCAGCCTGCAACTGGGCTTCGTGCCGATTCTGGCGAGCGTGAAGCCGCAGGTCTGCGCCAGTGTCGCCATCGACCTGGAAGGCGGCAGCGGCCCGGCCGGCATCTACATCGACGAGGCGGACTGGAAGTACATCCGTCGCCACGATGTGGTGAAGGCCACCGTCAACGTCGAGACGGACGAGCCGGAGCTGGATGCGGTTTGA
- a CDS encoding PqiB family protein: protein MTDLPVAKTRPASNWSAIWVLPLIALIIGGWLGWRAYTETGIEIQVRFESGEGIQANKTEVVYKGMPVGKVKALKLDDEGNSKGVIATIEMNKDVDQYLKTSTRFWLVKPSVTLAGITGLETLVSGNYVAISPGEGEPTRKFKALAEEPPLSDSKPGLHLTIKADRLGSLNRGSPVFYKQIKVGQIKSYVLSEDQSTVELKVFIEPTYAKLVRKHTRFWNASGISIDANLSGVKVRSESLASIVAGGIAFATPENRKDSPPTDPSLPFRLYEDFDAAAAGIRVKVKLSDFEGLQAGRTPVMYKGIQVGNLKALKIDPDLSSATAELTLDPLAEEYLVTGTQFWVVKPSISLAGITGLEALVKGNYIAVRPGDKGGAPQREFEARPKAPPLDLRAPGLHLVLFTDTLGSIDVGSPILYKQVKVGSVQSYQFSKTRKQLVIGVHIEKEYENLVNASTRFWNVSGVTLTGGLTGGIQVKSESLQTLMAGGIAFETPQAKAPLQKRIPRFRLFANHDEANQKGEVVTIKVDRADGLRSGTPVRFKGLDVGKIESVDLTDDLQSVILTARITEVPEKIARVGSQFWVVKPELGLIKTSNLETLVTGQYIEVQPAAKNLGPQKNFVALANPPEVSKQEAGLSLVLSAARRGSLKPGVPVTYREITVGKVTGYELGQTADRVLVHILIEPKYAPLVRSGSRFWNTSGVGFDIGLFNGLTVRTESLETAIQGGIAFATPDGEKMGNPARAEQTFPLFDKFEDEWLTWAPKIPLGK from the coding sequence ATGACTGATTTGCCTGTAGCGAAAACCCGACCGGCTTCGAACTGGTCTGCCATCTGGGTACTGCCCCTCATCGCCCTGATTATCGGCGGATGGCTCGGTTGGCGTGCCTATACCGAAACCGGCATCGAGATTCAGGTGCGTTTTGAAAGCGGTGAAGGCATTCAGGCCAACAAGACCGAAGTGGTCTACAAAGGCATGCCGGTCGGCAAGGTGAAAGCCCTCAAACTCGATGATGAAGGCAACTCCAAAGGTGTCATCGCGACCATCGAGATGAACAAGGATGTCGATCAGTACCTGAAGACCAGCACTCGTTTCTGGCTGGTCAAACCGAGCGTGACCCTGGCCGGGATCACCGGGCTGGAAACCCTGGTATCGGGTAACTACGTCGCCATCAGTCCCGGCGAAGGCGAGCCGACCCGCAAGTTCAAGGCCTTGGCCGAAGAGCCGCCGCTGTCGGACTCCAAACCCGGCCTGCACCTGACGATCAAGGCTGATCGCCTCGGTTCGTTGAACCGTGGCAGCCCGGTGTTCTACAAGCAGATCAAAGTCGGCCAGATCAAAAGCTATGTGCTGTCGGAAGACCAGAGCACCGTCGAGCTCAAGGTGTTCATCGAGCCGACTTACGCCAAACTGGTGCGCAAACACACGCGTTTCTGGAACGCCAGCGGCATCAGCATCGACGCCAACCTGTCCGGGGTGAAAGTGCGCAGCGAGTCCCTGGCCAGCATCGTCGCCGGCGGTATCGCGTTCGCTACGCCGGAGAACCGCAAGGACAGTCCGCCCACCGATCCAAGCCTGCCGTTTCGTCTGTACGAAGACTTCGATGCGGCCGCCGCCGGTATCCGCGTGAAGGTCAAACTCAGCGATTTCGAAGGTCTGCAGGCCGGGCGTACCCCGGTGATGTACAAAGGCATTCAGGTCGGTAACCTGAAAGCACTGAAGATTGATCCGGATCTGTCCAGCGCCACGGCTGAATTGACCCTCGATCCTCTGGCTGAGGAATACCTGGTCACCGGCACTCAGTTCTGGGTGGTCAAACCGTCGATTTCTCTGGCCGGCATCACCGGTCTGGAAGCGCTGGTAAAAGGTAACTACATCGCCGTACGCCCGGGCGACAAGGGCGGCGCTCCGCAACGTGAATTCGAAGCCCGGCCAAAAGCGCCGCCGCTGGATCTGCGCGCACCCGGCCTGCACCTGGTGCTGTTTACCGACACCCTCGGCTCGATCGATGTCGGCAGCCCGATCCTCTACAAGCAGGTCAAGGTCGGTTCCGTGCAGAGCTATCAGTTCTCCAAGACCCGCAAACAACTGGTGATCGGCGTCCACATCGAGAAGGAATACGAAAACCTGGTCAACGCTTCGACCCGTTTCTGGAACGTCAGCGGCGTCACGCTGACCGGCGGTTTGACCGGCGGTATTCAGGTCAAGAGTGAATCCTTGCAGACCCTGATGGCCGGCGGCATCGCCTTCGAGACGCCGCAAGCCAAGGCGCCGTTGCAGAAACGGATTCCACGCTTCCGCCTGTTCGCCAACCATGACGAGGCCAATCAGAAGGGCGAGGTGGTGACCATCAAAGTGGACCGCGCCGACGGTCTGCGCAGCGGCACCCCGGTTCGCTTCAAGGGGCTGGATGTCGGCAAGATCGAAAGTGTCGATCTGACCGATGACCTGCAATCGGTGATCCTCACCGCACGTATTACTGAAGTGCCGGAGAAGATTGCCCGGGTCGGCAGTCAGTTCTGGGTGGTCAAGCCGGAACTGGGGCTGATCAAGACCTCGAATCTGGAAACTCTGGTAACGGGTCAGTACATCGAAGTCCAACCCGCTGCGAAAAACCTCGGCCCGCAGAAAAACTTTGTGGCCTTGGCCAATCCGCCGGAAGTGAGCAAGCAAGAGGCCGGCCTCAGCCTGGTATTGAGTGCTGCCCGCCGTGGTTCTTTGAAGCCAGGCGTGCCGGTAACCTACCGCGAAATCACGGTGGGGAAAGTCACTGGTTACGAACTGGGTCAGACCGCCGACCGCGTTCTGGTGCACATCCTGATCGAGCCGAAGTATGCGCCGCTGGTTCGCAGTGGCAGTCGCTTCTGGAACACCAGTGGTGTCGGTTTCGACATTGGCTTGTTCAATGGTCTGACCGTACGGACCGAGTCTCTCGAAACGGCGATTCAGGGCGGTATCGCCTTCGCCACACCGGACGGCGAGAAGATGGGGAATCCGGCACGCGCCGAACAGACCTTCCCGCTGTTCGACAAGTTCGAAGACGAATGGCTGACCTGGGCGCCGAAAATCCCCCTCGGCAAGTAG
- a CDS encoding paraquat-inducible protein A, producing MRAIDAGILICTECHELNKQDADSDQQTCTRCGALVHARRPNSLARTWALLITAAIVYIPANVLPIMTVSSLGQGDPSTIMSGVIQLVQHGMIPIAAVVFVASILVPTFKLVGIALLLFSVQRRQPLSARQRIWMYRFIEFIGRWSMLDIFVIAILVAVVNFGRLASVEANLGAIAFASVVILTMLAAVTFDPRLIWDNTESDADHD from the coding sequence ATGCGGGCGATTGATGCGGGCATTCTGATCTGTACCGAATGCCACGAACTGAACAAGCAGGATGCCGACAGCGATCAGCAGACCTGCACCCGATGCGGTGCATTGGTTCACGCCCGGCGGCCCAATAGTCTGGCGAGAACCTGGGCGCTGCTGATCACGGCCGCGATCGTCTACATTCCGGCCAATGTCCTGCCGATCATGACGGTCAGCTCGCTGGGCCAGGGTGATCCGAGCACCATCATGTCCGGCGTCATCCAGTTGGTGCAGCACGGCATGATTCCGATCGCTGCTGTGGTGTTTGTCGCCAGCATTCTGGTGCCGACCTTCAAACTGGTAGGCATTGCGCTTCTGCTGTTTTCGGTTCAACGCCGTCAGCCACTCTCCGCGCGCCAGCGGATCTGGATGTACCGCTTCATCGAGTTCATCGGCCGCTGGTCCATGCTCGATATTTTTGTGATTGCCATTCTGGTGGCAGTCGTCAACTTCGGCCGGCTAGCCAGCGTCGAAGCCAATCTTGGCGCCATCGCCTTCGCCAGTGTGGTGATTCTGACGATGCTTGCCGCTGTCACTTTCGATCCCCGACTGATTTGGGATAACACGGAGTCGGACGCCGACCATGACTGA
- a CDS encoding paraquat-inducible protein A, whose product MSDSVDAPGLSDLPLDDLVACHECDLLMRKPKLAHGEKALCPRCGYELYAHRHNVVQRSLALVIAALLLYVPANFLPIMQLNVLGQSSQDTVWSGVVGLFNTDMRGVSVVVFLCSMAIPLLKLLCQLIVLLTIRFNFGRSYGLLLYRIYHHLKDWGMLEVYLMGVLVAIVKLADMAAITVGLGLACFIGLLLVQVWLEVVMSPHQIWQALSGEDAHAGD is encoded by the coding sequence ATGTCGGATTCGGTTGACGCCCCAGGGCTGTCAGATTTACCGCTGGATGACTTGGTGGCCTGCCATGAGTGCGATCTGCTGATGCGCAAGCCCAAGCTTGCTCACGGCGAAAAAGCCCTCTGCCCACGTTGCGGTTACGAACTGTACGCTCACCGTCATAATGTGGTGCAGCGCAGTCTCGCCCTGGTCATTGCCGCGCTGTTGCTCTATGTGCCGGCGAACTTTTTACCCATCATGCAGCTCAATGTTCTCGGGCAATCGTCGCAGGACACTGTCTGGAGCGGCGTTGTCGGTCTGTTCAATACCGATATGCGTGGTGTTTCAGTTGTCGTATTCCTTTGCAGCATGGCGATTCCGCTGCTGAAACTGCTGTGTCAGTTGATCGTGTTGCTGACCATCCGTTTTAACTTCGGTCGTAGCTACGGCCTGTTGCTCTACCGCATTTATCACCACCTCAAAGACTGGGGCATGCTTGAGGTCTACCTCATGGGCGTCCTGGTGGCGATCGTCAAACTGGCGGACATGGCCGCCATCACCGTCGGTCTCGGTCTGGCATGTTTCATCGGCTTGTTGTTGGTTCAGGTCTGGCTCGAAGTGGTGATGTCACCGCACCAGATCTGGCAGGCGTTATCAGGAGAGGATGCCCATGCGGGCGATTGA
- the msrQ gene encoding protein-methionine-sulfoxide reductase heme-binding subunit MsrQ, protein MRYPFWRVGVFIATAIWPLWWFYQAFEDLLGPDPGKVLVDRLGLGTLVLLLITLSMTPLQKLTGWAGWIAVRRQLGLWCFAYVVLHLCSYMAFILGFDWSQLGVELRKRPYIIVGTLGFLGLLALAVTSNRYSQRRLGVRWKKLHRLAYLILGLGLLHMLWIVRADLKEWAVYAFIGGLLLMLRLPPVGRRIPRLLGKRQVLQEKRN, encoded by the coding sequence ATGCGATATCCGTTCTGGCGTGTGGGCGTTTTTATTGCAACGGCCATCTGGCCGTTGTGGTGGTTCTATCAGGCCTTTGAGGATCTGCTCGGGCCGGATCCGGGAAAGGTTCTGGTCGATCGGCTTGGGCTTGGGACCTTGGTATTGTTGCTGATCACGTTGAGCATGACGCCTTTGCAGAAGCTCACCGGGTGGGCGGGGTGGATTGCTGTGCGCCGACAGCTGGGGTTGTGGTGTTTCGCGTATGTGGTTTTGCATTTATGCAGCTATATGGCGTTCATCCTTGGATTCGACTGGTCGCAATTGGGTGTGGAGTTGCGCAAGCGCCCTTACATTATCGTGGGTACGCTCGGGTTTCTGGGATTGCTGGCATTGGCGGTGACGTCCAATCGTTATAGCCAGCGTCGTTTGGGTGTTCGCTGGAAGAAGTTGCATCGATTGGCTTATTTGATTCTGGGGCTTGGGTTGCTGCATATGCTGTGGATTGTGCGTGCTGATCTTAAGGAGTGGGCGGTCTATGCCTTTATAGGTGGACTGCTTCTCATGTTGCGCCTCCCGCCGGTAGGCCGTCGAATCCCGCGTTTGCTGGGTAAACGACAGGTTCTGCAAGAAAAACGAAATTAA